From Eptesicus fuscus isolate TK198812 chromosome 22, DD_ASM_mEF_20220401, whole genome shotgun sequence, a single genomic window includes:
- the MSTO1 gene encoding protein misato homolog 1 isoform X2, translating to MAGGAREVLTLQLGHFAGFVGAHWWNQQDAALHERTDTKEPPGELCPDVLYRTGRTLHGQETYTPRLILMDLKGSLSSLKQESGLYRDKQLDTAIAWQGKLTTHKEELHPKNPYLQDLLSVEGVLSSDGIWRVKSISSGKGPTPLTTAATPEPLIPTEGSIRVWSDFLRVHLHPRSICMIQKYNHDGEAGRLEAFGQGESVLKEPRYLEELEDRLHFYVEECDYLQGFQILCDLHDGFSGVGAKAAELLHDEYSGRGIITWGLLPGPYTLGEPQKNIYRLLNTAFGLVHLSAHSSLVCPLSLGGSLGLRPEPPVNFPHLRYDATLPFHCSAILATALDTITVPYRLYSSPVSMVHLADMLNFSGKKVVTAGASIPFPLGPSQSLPDTLMQLGGATPWTPLSACGDPSGTHCFAQSVVLRGLDKACHTSKLTPGTPLPSLLHACTTGEEVLAQYLQQQQPRARSSSHLLLTPYKVVPPYPCLFSSLSQQGLVLDNPPTGAGESIPVLGALCSSSSLNRTLGDLAKELTKLNLRRWASFMDAGVEQDDLGELLQELRSLAQCYQHGDSLMD from the exons ATGGCGGGCGGCGCCCGGGAGGTGCTCACGTTGCAGTTGGGACATTTTGCGGGTTTCGTGGGAGCGCACTGGTGGAACCAGCAG GATGCTGCGCTTCACGAACGGACTGATACCAAGGAGCCGCCAGGGGAGCTGTGCCCCGACGTCCTGTACCGGACCGGCCGAACGCTGCACGGCCAGGAGACGTACACGCCAAGACTCATCCTCATGGATCTAAAGG GTAGTCTGAGCTCCCTAAAACAAGAAAGTGGACTCTACAGGGACAAACAGCTAGACACTGCAATAGCATG GCAGGGGAAGCTCACCACGCACAAAGAGGAACTCCATCCCAAGAATCCTTATCTCCAGGATCTCCTGAGTGTAGAG GGAGTGCTGAGTAGTGATGGTATCTGGAGAGTCAAGTCCATTTCCAGTGGCAAAG GTCCCACACCACTCACCACTGCTGCAACTCCAGAGCCACTTATCCCCACAGAGGGCAGCATCCGAGTCTGGTCAGACTTCCTCAGAGTGCATCTCCATCCCCGGAGCATCTGTATGATTCAGAAGTACAACCATGATGG TGAAGCAGGCCGCCTGGAGGCTTTTGGCCAAGGGGAGAGTGTCCTGAAGGAACCCAGGTACCTAGAAGAGCTGGAGGACAGGCTGCACTTCTACGTGGAGGAATGTGATTACCTACAG GGCTTCCAGATCCTGTGTGACCTGCATGATGGCTTCTCTGGTGTAGGTGCTAAGGCCGCAGAGTTGCTACATGATGAGTATTCAGGGCGAGGAATAATAACCTGGGGCCTGCTCCCTGGTCCCTACACTCTTGGG GAGCCCCAGAAAAACATCTATCGTCTGTTAAACACAGCTTTTGGTCTGGTGCACCTGTCTGCTCACAGCTCTCTAGTCTGCCCCTTATCCTTGGGTGGGAGCCTGGGGCTGAGACCTGAGCCACCCGTCAACTTCCCTCACCTGCGTTATGAT GCAACTCTGCCCTTCCACTGCAGTGCCATCCTGGCTACAGCCCTGGACACAATCACTGTTCCTTACCGCCTGTATTCCTCACCAGTTTCCATGGTTCATCTAGCTGATATGTTGAATTTTTCTGGGAAAAAG GTGGTGACAGCAGGAGCATCCATCCCCTTCCCTTTGGGTCCAAGCCAGTCCCTTCCCGATACCCTGATGCAGCTCGGAGGGGCCACCCCTTGGACTCCACTGTCTGCATGTGGGGACCCTTCTGGAACCCACTGCTTTGCCCAGTCAGTGGTGCTGAGGGGTCTAGACAAAGCATGCCACACCAG TAAGCTCACCCCAGGTACACCTCTGCCTTCCCTACTCCATGCTTGCACCACTGGGGAAGAAGTCTTGGCCCAGTAtttacagcagcagcagcctaGAGCCAGGAG TTCTTCTCATCTGCTGCTGACTCCCTACAAGGTGGTTCCTCCTTATCCCTGCCTCTTCTCAAGCCTCAGCCAGCAGGGCTTGGTTCTGGATAACCCCCCAACAGGGGCAG gggagagcatcCCAGTGCTGGGGGCCCTCTGCTCCTCTTCATCCCTGAACCGGACCCTGGGAGACTTGGCCAAGGAACTCACCAAACTCAACCTGCGGCGCTGGGCCAGCTTCATGGATGCTGGAGTGGAACAGGATGACCTAGGGGAGCTGCTGCAGGAGCTACGCAGTCTGGCCCAGTGCTACCAGCACGGTGACAGCCTTATGGACTAA
- the MSTO1 gene encoding protein misato homolog 1 isoform X3 yields the protein MAGGAREVLTLQLGHFAGFVGAHWWNQQDAALHERTDTKEPPGELCPDVLYRTGRTLHGQETYTPRLILMDLKGSLSSLKQESGLYRDKQLDTAIAWQGKLTTHKEELHPKNPYLQDLLSVEGVLSSDGIWRVKSISSGKGPTPLTTAATPEPLIPTEGSIRVWSDFLRVHLHPRSICMIQKYNHDGEAGRLEAFGQGESVLKEPRYLEELEDRLHFYVEECDYLQGFQILCDLHDGFSGVGAKAAELLHDEYSGRGIITWGLLPGPYTLGEPQKNIYRLLNTAFGLVHLSAHSSLVCPLSLGGSLGLRPEPPVNFPHLRYDATLPFHCSAILATALDTITVPYRLYSSPVSMVHLADMLNFSGKKVVTAGASIPFPLGPSQSLPDTLMQLGGATPWTPLSACGDPSGTHCFAQSVVLRGLDKACHTSKLTPGTPLPSLLHACTTGEEVLAQYLQQQQPRARSSSHLLLTPYKVVPPYPCLFSSLSQQGLVLDNPPTGAGITIRLQVSLSPSGRGEHPSAGGPLLLFIPEPDPGRLGQGTHQTQPAALGQLHGCWSGTG from the exons ATGGCGGGCGGCGCCCGGGAGGTGCTCACGTTGCAGTTGGGACATTTTGCGGGTTTCGTGGGAGCGCACTGGTGGAACCAGCAG GATGCTGCGCTTCACGAACGGACTGATACCAAGGAGCCGCCAGGGGAGCTGTGCCCCGACGTCCTGTACCGGACCGGCCGAACGCTGCACGGCCAGGAGACGTACACGCCAAGACTCATCCTCATGGATCTAAAGG GTAGTCTGAGCTCCCTAAAACAAGAAAGTGGACTCTACAGGGACAAACAGCTAGACACTGCAATAGCATG GCAGGGGAAGCTCACCACGCACAAAGAGGAACTCCATCCCAAGAATCCTTATCTCCAGGATCTCCTGAGTGTAGAG GGAGTGCTGAGTAGTGATGGTATCTGGAGAGTCAAGTCCATTTCCAGTGGCAAAG GTCCCACACCACTCACCACTGCTGCAACTCCAGAGCCACTTATCCCCACAGAGGGCAGCATCCGAGTCTGGTCAGACTTCCTCAGAGTGCATCTCCATCCCCGGAGCATCTGTATGATTCAGAAGTACAACCATGATGG TGAAGCAGGCCGCCTGGAGGCTTTTGGCCAAGGGGAGAGTGTCCTGAAGGAACCCAGGTACCTAGAAGAGCTGGAGGACAGGCTGCACTTCTACGTGGAGGAATGTGATTACCTACAG GGCTTCCAGATCCTGTGTGACCTGCATGATGGCTTCTCTGGTGTAGGTGCTAAGGCCGCAGAGTTGCTACATGATGAGTATTCAGGGCGAGGAATAATAACCTGGGGCCTGCTCCCTGGTCCCTACACTCTTGGG GAGCCCCAGAAAAACATCTATCGTCTGTTAAACACAGCTTTTGGTCTGGTGCACCTGTCTGCTCACAGCTCTCTAGTCTGCCCCTTATCCTTGGGTGGGAGCCTGGGGCTGAGACCTGAGCCACCCGTCAACTTCCCTCACCTGCGTTATGAT GCAACTCTGCCCTTCCACTGCAGTGCCATCCTGGCTACAGCCCTGGACACAATCACTGTTCCTTACCGCCTGTATTCCTCACCAGTTTCCATGGTTCATCTAGCTGATATGTTGAATTTTTCTGGGAAAAAG GTGGTGACAGCAGGAGCATCCATCCCCTTCCCTTTGGGTCCAAGCCAGTCCCTTCCCGATACCCTGATGCAGCTCGGAGGGGCCACCCCTTGGACTCCACTGTCTGCATGTGGGGACCCTTCTGGAACCCACTGCTTTGCCCAGTCAGTGGTGCTGAGGGGTCTAGACAAAGCATGCCACACCAG TAAGCTCACCCCAGGTACACCTCTGCCTTCCCTACTCCATGCTTGCACCACTGGGGAAGAAGTCTTGGCCCAGTAtttacagcagcagcagcctaGAGCCAGGAG TTCTTCTCATCTGCTGCTGACTCCCTACAAGGTGGTTCCTCCTTATCCCTGCCTCTTCTCAAGCCTCAGCCAGCAGGGCTTGGTTCTGGATAACCCCCCAACAGGGGCAGGTAT AACAATCCGTCtacaggtctctctctctccctctggcaggggagagcatcCCAGTGCTGGGGGCCCTCTGCTCCTCTTCATCCCTGAACCGGACCCTGGGAGACTTGGCCAAGGAACTCACCAAACTCAACCTGCGGCGCTGGGCCAGCTTCATGGATGCTGGAGTGGAACAGGATGA
- the MSTO1 gene encoding protein misato homolog 1 isoform X1, translating into MAGGAREVLTLQLGHFAGFVGAHWWNQQDAALHERTDTKEPPGELCPDVLYRTGRTLHGQETYTPRLILMDLKGSLSSLKQESGLYRDKQLDTAIAWQGKLTTHKEELHPKNPYLQDLLSVEGVLSSDGIWRVKSISSGKGPTPLTTAATPEPLIPTEGSIRVWSDFLRVHLHPRSICMIQKYNHDGEAGRLEAFGQGESVLKEPRYLEELEDRLHFYVEECDYLQGFQILCDLHDGFSGVGAKAAELLHDEYSGRGIITWGLLPGPYTLGQEPQKNIYRLLNTAFGLVHLSAHSSLVCPLSLGGSLGLRPEPPVNFPHLRYDATLPFHCSAILATALDTITVPYRLYSSPVSMVHLADMLNFSGKKVVTAGASIPFPLGPSQSLPDTLMQLGGATPWTPLSACGDPSGTHCFAQSVVLRGLDKACHTSKLTPGTPLPSLLHACTTGEEVLAQYLQQQQPRARSSSHLLLTPYKVVPPYPCLFSSLSQQGLVLDNPPTGAGESIPVLGALCSSSSLNRTLGDLAKELTKLNLRRWASFMDAGVEQDDLGELLQELRSLAQCYQHGDSLMD; encoded by the exons ATGGCGGGCGGCGCCCGGGAGGTGCTCACGTTGCAGTTGGGACATTTTGCGGGTTTCGTGGGAGCGCACTGGTGGAACCAGCAG GATGCTGCGCTTCACGAACGGACTGATACCAAGGAGCCGCCAGGGGAGCTGTGCCCCGACGTCCTGTACCGGACCGGCCGAACGCTGCACGGCCAGGAGACGTACACGCCAAGACTCATCCTCATGGATCTAAAGG GTAGTCTGAGCTCCCTAAAACAAGAAAGTGGACTCTACAGGGACAAACAGCTAGACACTGCAATAGCATG GCAGGGGAAGCTCACCACGCACAAAGAGGAACTCCATCCCAAGAATCCTTATCTCCAGGATCTCCTGAGTGTAGAG GGAGTGCTGAGTAGTGATGGTATCTGGAGAGTCAAGTCCATTTCCAGTGGCAAAG GTCCCACACCACTCACCACTGCTGCAACTCCAGAGCCACTTATCCCCACAGAGGGCAGCATCCGAGTCTGGTCAGACTTCCTCAGAGTGCATCTCCATCCCCGGAGCATCTGTATGATTCAGAAGTACAACCATGATGG TGAAGCAGGCCGCCTGGAGGCTTTTGGCCAAGGGGAGAGTGTCCTGAAGGAACCCAGGTACCTAGAAGAGCTGGAGGACAGGCTGCACTTCTACGTGGAGGAATGTGATTACCTACAG GGCTTCCAGATCCTGTGTGACCTGCATGATGGCTTCTCTGGTGTAGGTGCTAAGGCCGCAGAGTTGCTACATGATGAGTATTCAGGGCGAGGAATAATAACCTGGGGCCTGCTCCCTGGTCCCTACACTCTTGGG CAGGAGCCCCAGAAAAACATCTATCGTCTGTTAAACACAGCTTTTGGTCTGGTGCACCTGTCTGCTCACAGCTCTCTAGTCTGCCCCTTATCCTTGGGTGGGAGCCTGGGGCTGAGACCTGAGCCACCCGTCAACTTCCCTCACCTGCGTTATGAT GCAACTCTGCCCTTCCACTGCAGTGCCATCCTGGCTACAGCCCTGGACACAATCACTGTTCCTTACCGCCTGTATTCCTCACCAGTTTCCATGGTTCATCTAGCTGATATGTTGAATTTTTCTGGGAAAAAG GTGGTGACAGCAGGAGCATCCATCCCCTTCCCTTTGGGTCCAAGCCAGTCCCTTCCCGATACCCTGATGCAGCTCGGAGGGGCCACCCCTTGGACTCCACTGTCTGCATGTGGGGACCCTTCTGGAACCCACTGCTTTGCCCAGTCAGTGGTGCTGAGGGGTCTAGACAAAGCATGCCACACCAG TAAGCTCACCCCAGGTACACCTCTGCCTTCCCTACTCCATGCTTGCACCACTGGGGAAGAAGTCTTGGCCCAGTAtttacagcagcagcagcctaGAGCCAGGAG TTCTTCTCATCTGCTGCTGACTCCCTACAAGGTGGTTCCTCCTTATCCCTGCCTCTTCTCAAGCCTCAGCCAGCAGGGCTTGGTTCTGGATAACCCCCCAACAGGGGCAG gggagagcatcCCAGTGCTGGGGGCCCTCTGCTCCTCTTCATCCCTGAACCGGACCCTGGGAGACTTGGCCAAGGAACTCACCAAACTCAACCTGCGGCGCTGGGCCAGCTTCATGGATGCTGGAGTGGAACAGGATGACCTAGGGGAGCTGCTGCAGGAGCTACGCAGTCTGGCCCAGTGCTACCAGCACGGTGACAGCCTTATGGACTAA